A single region of the Leptolyngbya subtilissima AS-A7 genome encodes:
- a CDS encoding ferredoxin: MTQFDGQPDATGFEPELGGHLRQAEDRTGYEPELGGQLRQKGVYVDEITCIGCKHCAHVARNTFYIEPDHGRSRVYRQDGDSEELIQEAIDTCPVDCIHWIDYTELKQLERDRKHQVIPVAGFPVDKAMSTLQMRKAKRRSQRRPETGS, from the coding sequence ATGACACAGTTTGACGGGCAACCTGATGCGACCGGCTTTGAACCCGAGCTTGGTGGTCACCTGCGCCAGGCAGAAGACCGCACCGGTTATGAACCCGAGCTAGGCGGCCAGCTGCGCCAAAAGGGTGTCTACGTCGACGAAATTACCTGCATTGGCTGTAAGCACTGCGCCCACGTGGCCCGCAACACCTTTTATATTGAGCCTGACCACGGGCGATCGCGCGTTTACCGCCAGGATGGCGACTCTGAGGAGCTCATTCAAGAGGCAATCGACACCTGCCCGGTGGACTGCATCCACTGGATTGACTATACAGAGTTGAAGCAGCTGGAGCGCGATCGCAAGCACCAGGTCATTCCCGTCGCTGGCTTCCCTGTTGACAAAGCCATGTCAACATTGCAAATGCGCAAAGCCAAGCGCCGAAGCCAGCGACGGCCAGAGACCGGTTCCTGA